DNA sequence from the Kwoniella dendrophila CBS 6074 chromosome 11, complete sequence genome:
TAATTCCAACTAAAGGTTTTTTATTCGAATGATTTAAttctggtttaggtggtgcgATTGGATCTATCCATTCTTCTGCTGCATCAGGTTGAGCAGATAAAATAGTTCTTAATTTTTCACTTAAttcattatctgaattagCAGTTATAGTAATATGTCCCatttttctaccttttctactttcttttttaccataTAAATGTACTTTTGCACCAGGTACAGTTAAAGCATTATCTCTCATCTTTTCAATTGGTTCCATAGATCCATTTGATCCTAATATGTTAATCATAGCTGCTGAAGGTACGATTAATTCAGTTGATCctaaaggtaatgataaaaTTGCTCTTAAATGATTCTCGAATTGTGAAGTCAAACATGCTTCAATGGTATGATGACCTGAATTATGTGGTCTAGGAGCAATTTCGTTGAGTAAGAGGGAACCTGAAATGACAATGAGTTGGGAACTCATATTAGTGAGCGATACAAGGCTATAACCCAAATGGCCGGTCTGACTCACCATCTTCCATCAAGAACATTTCCACACCGAAAATACCTGCACCTTGTAAATGACTTACAGCgtcttcagctaattttcttgctttttgatTTAAACCTAAGACATTATCACCTCTTAAAGGAGCTAAACAAACTCTTAAAATACTTTCTCTATGAATAGTTTCGACTGCATCATAAGATTTGActtgaccttctttattTCTTACAACCATTACTGCAACTTCTTTTATAAAAGGACACCAACCTTCAGCATATAGAGGTCtatcacctaaaaaatcTAAAGATTTTTTAATATCTTCTGATTCAATAGattgtaaaggtgaattacctCTACCATCATAAGCTAAAGTTTTAGCTTTTAACATTATaggtaaacctaattcttttaCAATATctttaacatcattttcagttggatttaatgaagataattctTTAAATGGTGCAACGggtatacctttatcattcaaATATTTTTTTTGTTCATATTTATCTTGAATTAATCTAATtgttgaaggagaaggtTGAACTTGacataaaccttctttctcaaCTGATTCTAAAACATCAGCATTAACatgttcaatttcaacaGTTAAAATATCAcattttttagctaattctctAATATGTTTTTCTGATGTAAATGGTCCATCTAAATGTCCAGAAGATAAATgttcttcaggtggtaataatgttTGTTTAGCTGGTGTATAATCTCCTGAATCTAAAATTAATAATGGTATACCAAGTAAAGCTGCTGGATGAGTCAACATTCGTCCTAGTTGACCACCACCTGGAAGACCAAAACCATCAATTAGCTTTTATCTCCATGTCGAATTTTCACCTCGACTTTACTCACCCAGTATACCAACGGTTTTTTGAGGTGCCATTTTGTGTGAtcttctgttgttgttttggCTTATATGAATCAATGACGATCAATAAGAACGAAGTATTGATGTGTGGAAAAAGTTGTAATTACCCAAAAGTACTTTGTTATCGGAAATGCAGCAAGcatgaaaaagttgaacaGGCACGAAATGAGATATGGAGAAGCAATCGAAAAGTCAgaatcaaatacaaaatatcCTAGTTATCATtacaaatgatgatatcgcATAAAGGTAATGCAATTTGTAATCAAACATGACACTCACCTCCCGGTGTGATAATTACATAATTACCGGTTAATCATAGAACCCGCATAATCCGGATCAACAGAAGCTAAGGAGCTAAGGAAGAAGCAATAACAGAGTCCACGCTTGCTTCTAGTTGTATATTTGAGTCAGCGAGGTATCCCATAATATGATCAGGATCTTCTAGGTCTGTCTATCCGACTCCATATCCTTGTATCCCTACTGCTCTACTCCGTTGTCGGTACCAACCCAGTATTCGAGAGTCGTATACCATCATTGACAGTTCACACAATGACTAGCTCAAAAGACGATGCTTCTGAATCCACTGGATCACAGCTGAGTGCCGTCAGATCAGCTTTACCTCTTGACAAGCTTGTGCAATATCTGGAGAAGAATATAAAAGGTTTTCAAGGGCCATTACAGGTCAAACaattcaaggtaagctgttCCCTTCAACGTCCTGTCCTGCACGGATCGTATCTTTGAGATATACTGGATACGAGATGCTAATATATTTACGTTGAACGATAGTTTGGACAAGTAAGTCCTCTAGGTTTATTTTAGTAACTTCAATCGTGGTTCCTGATGATTCGTGATCATTTTGTTAGTCAAATCCAACATATCTTCTGACtcctaaatcaccttccCAATCATACGTACTACGTAGAGCACCTTCTGGACCTTTACTTTCACCTACAGCTCATCGAGTAGATCGCGAATACCTTATACTGGAAGCTTTAAATCGATATAATGAAACAGTATCTTCTGAATTTAAGGTACCTGTACCTAAAGTATATTGTCTAtgtgaagataaagatatagCAGGAGCTTCATTTTACGTTATGGAATATATCAAAGGTAGGATATTTACTGATGTTAGATTAAAAGAACTTAGTAAAGATCAAAGGTGGTCTTGGTAAGTTAATCTATTTTGAATGTATTATTTACTACATACAGGAAGACGTATATAAGCTAATATATAAATCTGGTTTTTTGTGATTATTGTGCATTTTGATCCAGTTGGAAATCCGCTATAGAAACTCTAACGAAATTATCTACAATACCAATCTCCTCCttaaatttaccttcaacttttgcACCTCTACCAAATCAAAAACCATATTTTCCCAGACAAGTGAATTCCTTATTGAGAGTATCTGAATTGCAGagtaaagctaaaaataaagattcagGAGAAGAAGTTGGTTATATTTGGGGAACGAAAGAAATGCAAAAATGGTTCGAAGATGGTTCCAAGGCATTATCGATTTTGGATGCTAAGAGAGGAGAAGGAAGTGTTGTTCACGGTGACtataaattagataatctGGTAAGTTAAGTTGATTCCATCATAAAAAGCGATACGGTAACATAAGTTGCTATATACGTATACTCTTGAAAGAAGCTAATGGATATATGTATGGGATGTTATAGATATTTCATCCAACTGAACCAAAAGTAATAGGTATATTAGATTGGGAATTATGTACATTAGGATCCCCATTagctgattcaggtaatttattgttacctttttcttttaaaccAATATCTCCTGAAAATTTGACGACTATTTCAAGATCTAATTCCAAAAAAGATGTTATGGATGAAATGACATTATTATTAGGATTAAAAGGATTATCAAGTGAAGAAACTGGTTTACcacaaagagaagaattggaaaattGGTGGGTTCAAGGTATGAATAATGGtttatcatatcatcaacaaggaAAAGATGTTGGGACGACAAGTAAATGGGAGTTACCTATACCTGGAATGGAGTAAGTCGGATTTCAGCATTTACAAAAATGGCAAAACTGATTATGATTTCGGTTTTTTATTTTCGTGGTAGATGGGTAAGATCATGGATTTTGTTCAGATTAGCTATAATAGCTCAAGGTATAGCAGCTAGAGCAGCGTTAGGTCAAGCAAGTTCAGCAGCTGCAAGAGCAGATTCAAGACctgtttttgatttcttcggTAAAATGGCTTGGCAAGTTAAAttggaagctgaaaaggaGGGGAAAGCGAGACTGTAGTACGAGCTGGTCTAGTTACGCGGAAGGGCTGTAAGATTGTGATTCCTTTTCATATACCTGCTTTGCCTTACACATTCCAAAAGAATGATAGATTAAAGCGCTCCACCGCTTGCAAGTGTAGGGATTCATATTGTAGAATTGCGATTACTGCACTGTGGTCTTCGTTACGGAAatttttagatttatatGTAACATATTTAGATCTATACGTCTGTCTAGAGGCCAATATTGGTATCGCCAAATTTGCTTCTATGGTCTATTGCTCTTTCTGTCTCGATATTACTTCATCTCTACTAGGTATACTTTCCATAGCGCCTTGATTTTCTACACAGATGGCACATGCCTAAACCATATTGATTAGCAAAGTGTGTTTTATTATATACTCACAACACAAGACCCGAACCTACAGTCAAACAAGTTTTGAGCACGTCTTCTAGATGTTCATTCCTCATTAAACCAGCTACGAAATAACCTGCAAAACaatcacctgcacctgttgTATCTCTCAATGgattcttcaattttgatgCTGGTAAATGTTTTACATCTTTACTAGAGCTAGAAGGTGTAAAATAtaaaataccttttgaaCCTAATGTACATATAATATTAATTTCCTTGGAAAAGTATTGATTTGTGTTCAAGGTGGTAatattatttgatgaaatttcaatcaattcattcaattctaaatcttctaaaattttaattttattttgattgttttgattttgaagggaattttgatttgttgatgatggagtTGAGAAAGCaattaataaatcatttaattcaacttcattaaCAATTAACCAATTTAAACTTTTCCATGGAAATTGTTTTAAATCTTGATCAGATAACATAGGTGAAGGATtaaatatcgatatcaaaccttttttatttgattcaattaaatATGACCTTGTGATTGAAAGAGGGATTTCATTTTGAAGTAAAATATGGGAATATCCATCTAAATCTGGTatatctgaagatgatgatgaagatgaagatgacggtATGTAATAGTTTGCTCCTGCATGTAAAACTGATAGAAATAAGCGAAAGTCAGCAAGTCAAGATGATTAGCTGTAGTCAGATAAGAGTGCATTGAGATTATTGATGTGAAGTCACACAGCATTAACATACCGATGGAATTTTCACCGTCTGAGGAAGATTGTATAATAGCTCTACCTGTTAACTGTCACTAATATAAGCATTTGTCTTTACGATGTGAAGAGAATTGTCTCTAGATTTTTAGTACAAATGGTACATTCATAAAATACTGATCAAAGCCGGAGTATTAACCAAATATTGGAATCacaaaactcacctcttcgTCCAAAGTAATTAATCTCTTATCACCAACACCACCATTAACCAAATAATCTCTTACCcattcaccatctttacctatataACCGtctaaatcaacttttccAGAAGCTTGTGATACAGCATAAGATTGAttagcacctttacctccagCTGTTTTCgttaatgatgttgatgatattgtttcTCCTGGTCTAACTATGTGAGGTAATGCGAAGAATTCATCTATGTCTATACAAAATGTGAGGTGCAAGTTAGTGTTTCAAATCGAAAGACTGTGCAGAAAAAATTCATAGCATGATGGACAACGAGGTCATTTCTCGAGCCCGGTCTTATTGAGAGAGGAGCAGTGAGAATCGTACTTACTGATGGATCCCTTGACCAAACATCTACTctgagaagaagaagccatAATTTCGAATGATCTGACTTTTGAACAGTCAATGATATTTATAATTCAAGTATTTGCAGGCGATTCCACAAAGAGCTGTTTTGCTCTTATACTGGATCTCGAGGTAGTTCTGGGATATGTGCGAGGTTTCTGATAAATATATGCCGTTCAAAGTGTATTCCTGATGAGTTTAGAATCCAATTCCTCGAAGTTGTCTTTTCATTTCAGTTGCAACAACTAAAGAACCTGTCAAATGTCAATGATGCTGTTCGGTAAGTCACCGAGCGTTCGGCTGACACGTGGTTTCTCGACATGACTGATTttccaaaatcaacaatatattCGGGATCTTCAATCCGCTGTAATACAGAGTACTTGTGATATTCATCAGTGTTATACACACTTGGGGCAAATTTTTCGAGCCAAGCCATCCAATGCTCAGTGACTTCTATGGGTGCAATGCATTTCTATATTTACGTGACACATCCACTACATCAAACCCCTCAATAACCCTTTTAAACCTTTAGCTCTACCCCATAACCCTCTAGCATAAGCAAGATTCACCAAACCTTGTAAAAAACCCCAAGCTTTTTGAGGGTTTGGTAAAGGGAAGTCTGACCATCCAGATCAGCTACATAATCATACTTGAGAGAGATCCTTATAAGGGTATTAAGTGACTTACCaacaggtggtggtatactCGTTCTGATATATGAGAAAAATCTATCTTCTGTTATTGATTTCACGGAACACAATGATCGAAGACCTTCTTCGCCGCCTAAATGAAGAACATGAAAGGCTTTAGCATTCAGCATCAAGCTACTATTATATTAGAAAAATATTATATGGCTTACCAAATCTACCATGACCAGAAGCTTTAACACCTCCGAATGGCATTGCTTGATTCAGATAGAACACACCCTATATTCAATTGTCAGTATCTACGTGCGTATTACTGTAGTCCTTTCGAATAAGCTTACAAAGCTACAGAATGTCAAATATCAGCTATACTATGCTATGGAACCGCTAAATAATAGCTTACTCATTTATAGCAATCATTCCGCATTCCAATTTCTCAGCTACTCTCCTAcattcttttttatctttaccataaACACCTCCACCTAGTCCAAATCTACTTCTGTTCAACCATTCAACCGCTTCATCAACCTCGTCATATGGCACTACAGTCATCACAGGAGCAAACAATTCTTCTTGGGcaatatccatatccatcGTAACGTCCACTATTAATGTAGGTTCGAAATATGCTGCTTCAGGATAATCGGGGTGATTAAACTGTTTACCACCAACTAATATCCTTGCACCACTTTTCTCTGCTGAGGTTAAGATTGATTCTAATTTAGGTATTGGAGCATGAGATATAAGTGATCCAACATCAGTACCAGGTCTTAAGGTCTTGACACGAGATTCCATGATTTCGATGAATCGGTTATATTGTGAGCGGTGAACCATGAATAATTCGGTACCTATACAATTTTGCCCTGCCTAAGATTGGAAACGAATATCAGCTCTCACAATTTTGACACCAAGCAGGAAGCTAACTGACTGATTGGCTACATATACAACATATCAGCTTACGTATCGGGTCAACCATACAAGATTAAACTTACAATGCTCCTCTCATCCAGGTACTAGCGAAGAAGTTCAAATCTGTTCCCGGCAAGATAACAGATGGATCTTTACCTCCAAGTTCGATACAAGTTGGAACCATTATCTCTGCAGCAGCTAGTGCGACCTATACCGCGTATAAGCTGAGTTTCACGCATCTTACTAAGCTGCATTCAACTGACCTTCTTCCCTACGGGTTCTGAACCAATGACTATGGTAGACGAGTTAACTGAGTTTCTCGGAGAAGCCAGAGAAGAACAAAGCTTACAAGTAATGTGTTTAATCAATTTATTCCTTGTGACGGTTTCCGCGACATCAGGTAAACAAATGACCAATTGaactacatcatcattcaatccACAAGCTCTCAAACATGCTTTGATACCTCCAATGAACCATAAACTACTCCAAGCTACTTGTTCAGAACATTTGACTACGATTGTATTTCCAGCGAAAAGAGCAGCAAGTATTGGTGAAATTAGATTGTGGAATGAATAGTTCCATGATACCAATGCTAGAACGGTACCAAGGGGAGTGTAGTGGACCTAATTTGACAATAAATTATTTTTCCAAAGCGAGATAATTTCAAAATGAGGATTCACACACCTTGGAAACCTTATGCGCCAAAAGCAGATTGCCGGGTCTAGCTGTTGGCGATATCGTCTTTTCACCATAAGTGATTAGCCTGATTATAACAATAAGTCAGCTTTGTACTCGCTCGATAAGCTTAGGAGAGTCTACGAAAGCTG
Encoded proteins:
- a CDS encoding phosphoribosylaminoimidazole carboxylase; the protein is MAPQKTVGILGGGQLGRMLTHPAALLGIPLLILDSGDYTPAKQTLLPPEEHLSSGHLDGPFTSEKHIRELAKKCDILTVEIEHVNADVLESVEKEGLCQVQPSPSTIRLIQDKYEQKKYLNDKGIPVAPFKELSSLNPTENDVKDIVKELGLPIMLKAKTLAYDGRGNSPLQSIESEDIKKSLDFLGDRPLYAEGWCPFIKEVAVMVVRNKEGQVKSYDAVETIHRESILRVCLAPLRGDNVLGLNQKARKLAEDAVSHLQGAGIFGVEMFLMEDGSLLLNEIAPRPHNSGHHTIEACLTSQFENHLRAILSLPLGSTELIVPSAAMINILGSNGSMEPIEKMRDNALTVPGAKVHLYGKKESRKGRKMGHITITANSDNELSEKLRTILSAQPDAAEEWIDPIAPPKPELNHSNKKPLVGIIMGSDSDLPIMLPATKILNQFNIPYELTITSAHRTPDKMVKYAKSASNRGLRVVIAGAGGAAHLPGMVASETILPVIGVPVKASQLDGVDSLYSIVQMPRGIPCATVGINNSTNAALLAIRILGTSIPKYQIALEEYSKNLEQEVLEKCQVLENKGWENYVKDVLKK